The following proteins are co-located in the Solanum pennellii chromosome 8, SPENNV200 genome:
- the LOC107027923 gene encoding non-specific lipid-transfer protein 1-like: MAISKNLVKPLSLLFLICIVFAASSRVDAAITCSSVFNGLIPCLSYVVKGGKVPPTCCRGIKSLYSIAKTTADRQGVCSCLKMAASSVSGIDFKNAAALPGKCGVKNIPFKISPKVDCSKVR, from the coding sequence ATGGCTATCTCAAAAAACCTTGTTAAGCCCCTTTCTCTCTTGTTCCTAATTTGCATAGTATTTGCCGCATCATCTCGCGTTGATGCGGCAATCACATGTAGCTCGGTGTTCAACGGCCTAATCCCGTGCCTTAGCTACGTAGTAAAAGGTGGCAAGGTGCCACCGACTTGCTGTAGAGGGATCAAGTCCCTCTACAGTATCGCCAAAACCACGGCAGACCGCCAAGGCGTTTGCTCGTGCTTGAAAATGGCTGCCTCAAGTGTTAGTGGTATCGATTTTAAGAATGCTGCTGCCCTCCCTGGAAAATGTGGGGTGAAAAATATTCCCTTCAAGATTAGCCCTAAAGTTGATTGCTCAAAGGTGAGGTAA